From a region of the Scyliorhinus torazame isolate Kashiwa2021f chromosome 15, sScyTor2.1, whole genome shotgun sequence genome:
- the LOC140392014 gene encoding BTB/POZ domain-containing protein KCTD21-like: MDFSMSEPITLNVGGTLYTTSQKTLTRYPESMLGLMFTGIMTTSVDQRGNYFIDRDGKMFRYILNFLRTSHLDLPVNFQELDLLNREADFFQIQPLLEALQMVKPPVTEIKKNVMLNIIHNSKLHNVGSSTVKIVSVQVFSTSCALLKILSSKFYYVFNGENVSAGTNLEDLKFISLEWVESNGTRMERHYVMQNWKSLYVSPSHQGIRNLEMFVQQIIKIAVDGGFLLHSIPSVLSDPVILHFTQY; the protein is encoded by the coding sequence ATGGATTTCAGCATGTCAGAACCAATAACGCTGAATGTAGGGGGAACGTTATACACCACTTCCCAAAAGACTTTAACTCGCTATCCAGAATCAATGCTTGGCTTAATGTTTACCGGAATAATGACCACCAGCGTGGATCAGCGAGGAAACTACTTCATAGACAGAGATGGAAAAATGTTTCGTTACATCCTGAATTTTCTTCGAACATCGCACTTGGACCTTCCAGTTAATTTCCAAGAGCTGGACCTTCTGAACAGAGAGGCTGATTTTTTCCAGATCCAACCTCTGCTGGAGGCTCTGCAGATGGTCAAGCCGCCAGTTACTGAAATTAAAAAAAATGTAATGCTTAACATCATTCATAACTCGAAGTTACATAACGTTGGGTCCTCCACTGTAAAAATTGTTAGCGTTCAGGTATTTTCCACATCCTGTGCCTTACTGAAAATCCTCAGTTCCAAATTTTACTATGTTTTCAATGGAGAAAATGTATCTGCAGGCACCAACCTGGAAGATCTGAAATTTATTTCGCTGGAATGGGTTGAAAGTAATGGAACTAGAATGGAAAGACATTATGTAATGCAGAATTGGAAAAGCCTCTATGTTTCACCAAGCCATCAGGGAATCCGAAATCTGGAAATGTTTGTTCAGCAAATCATAAAAATAGCAGTCGATGGTGGATTCCTTCTTCATTCCATTCCTTCTGTTTTATCCGATCCAGTGATTCTGCATTTCACTCAGTATTGA
- the LOC140392013 gene encoding lipoyl amidotransferase LIPT1, mitochondrial-like yields the protein MPLLEAGLRALWGARYTTLAALGECRAGGALLLQSLSTDIYQNLALEDWLHEYVQTWGGQALLLWRNGPAVVIGRHQNPWRECNLKLMRERGVQLSRRRSGGGTVYHDLGNINLTFFTSRQRYDRRGNLELLISALKGIRPHLDVMATDRYDLLLNSAFKISGTASKIGRTSAYHHCTLLCNSDRSTLSSVLQSPHQGLQTNATPSTPALVKNLCEEDPTLTCDVLMEAIAAEYTRRHSLRDQIVLIDPRDDSLLPGIGKFTQELKSWEWTYGRTPKFTISHLFSLHHDVNEEDVKLNMSINHGRIESCSIEVFSDWLPSAMCDHLASDLIGNRFCPTETMVLASAHLRACSLDNELHNRWNALCEHVMAIM from the coding sequence ATGCCCTTGCTGGAAGCGGGACTCCGGGCATTGTGGGGTGCTCGCTACACCACCCTGGCCGCTCTGGGTGAGTGCCGGGCCGGCGGCGCTCTGCTCCTACAGTCCCTGTCCACCGACATCTACCAGAACCTGGCGCTGGAGGACTGGCTTCACGAGTACGTGCAGACCTGGGGCGGGCAGGCGCTCCTGCTCTGGAGGAACGGCCCCGCCGTGGTCATCGGTCGCCACCAGAACCCCTGGCGGGAATGCAACCTGAAACTCATGAGGGAGCGAGGGGTCCAGCTGAGCCGCAGGAGGAGCGGGGGAGGCACCGTGTACCACGACCTTGGCAACATCAACCTGACCTTCTTCACCTCCAGGCAGCGTTACGACAGGCGTGGCAACTTGGAGCTGCTCATCTCCGCCCTGAAGGGGATCCGACCTCACCTGGATGTCATGGCCACAGACAGGTACGACCTGCTGCTCAACAGCGCCTTCAAGATCTCAGGCACTGCCTCCAAAATTGGCAGGACCTCGGCCTACCACCACTGCACCTTGCTTTGCAACTCAGACAGGTCCACGCTCTCCTCGGTGCTCCAGTCTCCACACCAAGGTCTTCAAACCAACGCTACCCCCAGCACACCTGCCCTAGTGAAAAACCTCTGTGAAGAGGATCCCACCCTCACCTGTGATGTACTGATGGAGGCCATTGCTGCGGAGTACACAAGGCGCCACAGCCTCCGTGACCAAATTGTGCTCATCGACCCTCGAGACGACTCGTTGCTGCCAGGAATTGGCAAATTTACTCAGGAGCTTAAAAGCTGGGAGTGGACCTATGGCAGAACACCCAAGTTCACTATCAGCCACTTGTTCTCTCTGCACCATGATGTGAACGAGGAAGATGTTAAATTGAACATGAGCATCAACCATGGCAGGATTGAAAGTTGTAGTATTGAAGTGTTTTCTGACTGGCTACCATCTGCCATGTGTGACCACTTAGCCTCAGACCTCATTGGCAATAGGTTTTGCCCGACTGAAACAATGGTTTTGGCAAGCGCCCATTTAAGGGCTTGTTCCCTGGACAATGAGCTACATAACAGATGGAATGCACTTTGTGAACATGTTATGGCGATAATGTAA